The window TATACTGGGGGCCCAttggaagacacacacactatactggGGGCCCAATGGAAGACACACACTATACTGGGGGCCCAttggaagacacacacacacacacactatactggGGGCCCAttggaagacacacacacactatactggGGGCCCAATGGAAGACACACACTATACTGGGGGCCCATTGGAAGACACACACTATACTGGGGGCCCATTGGAAGACATAGAAACAGATTTATTAGGGGAAAGGAATCCCATTAAACACACCAGTATTTTCCTTGTAATAACCAAGATGCAGATTTCACGGGATTGGTAGAGTTTAAGCGGTGCAATGCTGTTTTTGTTTATATCCcgtaacccaggggtgctcaatttCAATCCTAAAGCCCCCCcctagcaggtcaggttttcaggatatccctgcttcaacataggtagctcaatctgtccctgcttcagcacaggtgactcagagtttaactgagcctctgatttaaccacctgtgctgaagctgggatatcctgaaaacctgacctgttgggggaggggggcttgaggactggagtcgagtaCCCCTGCTGTAGCAGACACCCTTCATCTCCTCATTCGATCAGCCACGAGTGCGGTTACTCTCCGTGGGACGGGCAGTGTAATCCTTTAATGGAGCTTACAAACCCTGGTACTAAATGCACGAATCAGATCTATAGCTACGAACTAGACATGGACGCCGGTGTTTTGTGGCGGATCTTGCAGATTTAAAGGTGGCCGTGTGTGGTTATTATATAAGACACATGGGTGGGGTCCGGTTCTAACCGGCACTTCTCGGGTTTCTTCTCAGTCGCTCACAGCCGGGCTGGATTTCCCTAGCTCACCCCCCATCTCCGGGCGCAAGCTGCTTATAATGACTGTGGGAGCGGTGACAGCGCTGGCCATCAGTGTCCTGGGAGTTCTGCTGGCCACTTACCTGGGGAGAGCGACGTGCGCTCAGGTGAGAAGATGGGGGACAAAGGGCGGGGACACAGGGGGACGGGGCAGACAGGGGGCGGGACAGACAGGGGCAGGCCAGACAGGGGCAGGCCAGACAGGGGGCGGGACAGATAGGGGCAGGCCAGACAGGCAGCGGGACAGACAGGGGTGGGGCAGGGCTGGGGCAGACAGGGGCAGAGCGGAGCGGGCAGGGGCAGAGTGGACTGGGGCGGGGTAGAGCTGGGGCGGACAGGGGCAGAGCTGGAGTGGGGCGGACAGGGGCGGGGCAGAGCTGGGGTGGGGGTGGACAGGGTCGAGACGGACAGGGGCGGGGCAGAGCTGGGGTGGGGGTGGACAGGGTCGAGACGGACAGGGGCGGGGCAGAGCTGGGGCGGGGCAGAGCTGGGGCGGGGCAGAGCAGGGCGGGTCAAACAGGGTCGGGGCAGGGCAGACAAGGGCGAACAGGGGCGGAGCGGACAGGGGCAGAGCTGGGGTGGGATGGACAGAGGCGGGGCAGACTGGGGTGGggcagagcaggggtggggcAGAGCTGGGGTTGGGCAGAGCTGGGGTTGGGCAGACAGGGGGCGAGGCAGAGCTGGGCGGGGCAGAGCAGACAGGGGCGGGGCAGGTGGACAGGGGCGGGGCAGAGCGGACAGGTGGACAGGGGCGGGGCAGAGTGGGCAGGGGCGGGGCAGGGCGGACACGGGCAGGGCGGACAGGGGCAGAGCGGACAGGGGCAGAGCGGACCGGGGCAGAGCGGACCGGGGCAGAGCGGACCGGGGCAGAGCGGACCGGGGCAGAGCGGAGCGGACAGGTGCTGAGCTGGGGTGGGACAGACAGAGGCGGGGCAGACTGGAGTAGGgcagagcaggggcggggcggggCAGAGCTGGGGTTGGGCAGAGCAGGGTCGAGACAGACAGGGGCGGGGCagagatggggtgggggagagctggGCAAGGCAGGCAGGGGCGGGGCAGAGCAGACAGGGGTGGGGCTGAGCTGGGGCAGAGCAGACAGGGGCGGGGCAGAGCTGGGGCAGAGCAGACAGGGGCGGGGCAGAGCTGGGGCAGAGCAGACAGGGGCGGGGCAGAGCTGGGGCAGAGCAGACAGGGGCGGGGCAGAGTGGGCAGAGGCAGAGTGGACAGGCGGACAGACGAAGGGCAGTTTGGACAGGGACGGGGCAGAGCAGACAGGGACGGGGCAGAGCAGACAGGGACGGGGCAGAGCAAACAGGGGCGAGGCAGAGCAGACAGGGGTGAAGAAGGGCAGACAGGGGCGAAGCAGGGCAGGCAGGGGTGAGGCAGAGCAGACAGGGCCGGGGCAGAGCAGACGGGGCGGGGCAGACAGGGGCGGGGCAGGGCAGACAGGGGCGGGGCAGGGCAGACAGGGGCGAGGCAGGGCAGACAGGGGCGAGGCAGGGCTGACAGGGGCGAGGCAGGGCTGACAGGGGAGAGGCAGGGCAGACAGGGGCGAGGCAGGGCAGACAGGGGCGAGGCAGGGCAGACAGGGGCGAGACAGGGCTGACAGGGGCGAGGCAGGGCTGACAGGGGCGAGGCAGGGCTGACAGGGGAGAGGCAGGGCAGACAGGGGCGAGGCAGGGCAGACAGGGGCGAGGCAGGGCAGACAGGGGCGGGGCAGAGCAGACAGGGGCggggcagagaggggcggggcaGGGCAGACAGGGGCGAGGCAGGGCAGACAGGGGCGAGGCAGGGCAGACAGGGGCGAGGCAGGGCAGACAGGGGCGAGGCAGGGCAGACAGGGGCGAGGCAGGGCAGACAGGGGCGAGGCAGAGCAGACAGGGGCGAGGCAGGTCAGACAGGGGCGAGGCAGGTCAGACAGGGGCGAGGCAGGTCAGACAGGGGCGAGGCAGGGCAGACAGGGGCGAGGCAGGTCAGACAGGGGCGAGGCAGGGCAGACAGGGGCGAGGCAGGGCAGACAGGGGCGAGGCAGGGCAGACAGGGGCGAGGCGGGGCGAGGCGAGGCGGGGCGAGGCGGGGCAGAGCAGACAGGGGCGGAGCAGAGCAGACAGGGGCGGAGCAGAACAGACAGGGACAGGGCAGACAGGAGTGGGGCAGAGCACAGGGGCggggcagagcaggcaggggcgcagcagagcaggcaggggcgCAGCAGAGCAGACAGGGGCGGGGAAGAGCTGGGGCAGAGCAGACAGGGGCAGGGCAGAGCAGACAGGGGCGGGGTAGAGCAGACAGGGGCGGGGTAGAGCAGACAGGGGCGGGGCAGAGTGGACAGGGCAGTGGCGGGGAAGAGCACACAGGGGCAGGGCAGAGTGGACAGGGACGGGGCAGAGCGGGCAGGGGTGGGGCAGGGCGGACAGGGGTGGGGCAGAGCAGACAGGGGCAGGGCAGAGCTGGGTCAGGGCAGAGCAGACAGGGGCAGGGCAGAGCTGGGTCAGGGCAGAGCAGACAGGGGTGGGGCAGAGCTGGGGAACCACTTTAAAAATGGTAGAGATTTTCAAACCTTAAAAATGGAGTCGCAGATTTTTGGAAATCTGAGCTACTGCTGCTGCCCTCTGTACTACACCTCGCCTCTGTATTACACACCCCGCCTCTGTGCTACGCACCCCACAGAGAAATGAATGCAGCGAGGAGATCACAGAGGTgcgctcccaccccccctctctcgctctctttgcaGCGGGACATGTCCGGTTACCTCCCCCCGCAGCTGAACGTGCAGAATGAGGCCTCGCTGCTCCTGGCCCTGAGTGATCTCGGAGATCAGGGCTCTGCTCCGGGCATCACCTGCGACCTTAAAAACGTGAGCACGGGGAGAGGGGTGCAGTCACCGTTGCACAGTGGGGCGCGTTTACACGCGACTGTGGGGATGCTGAACGCGTGAGTGGGGACACGGTTACATGGCTGGGGACGCAGAACACGCGGTTACAGTGCTAGGGACACAGAACGCGTGAGTGGGGACGCGATTACATGGCTGGCAATGGAGAACACGTGCGTGAAGACGACTACACGGCTGGGGACGCAGAACGCGTTAGTGAAGACATGGTTACATGGCTGGGGATGCAGAACGCGTGAGTGGTGACACGGTTACATGGCTGGGGATGCAGAACGCGTCAGTGGGGACACGGTTACATGGCTGGGGATGCAGAACGCGTGAGTGGGGACATAGTTACATGGCTGGGGATGCAGAACGCGTGAGTGAGGACACGGTTACATGCTGGGGACGCAGAACGCGTGAGTGAGGACATGGTTACATGGCTGGGGATGCAGAACGCGTGAGTGGGGACACGGTTACATGGCTGAGGATGCAGAACGCGTGAGTGGGGACAGTTACATGGCTGGGGATGCAGAACGCGTGAGGACACGGTTACATGGCTGGGGACGCAGAACGCGTGAGTGAGGACATGGTTACATGGCTGGGGATGCAGAACACGCGAGTGGGGACACGGTTACATGGCTGGGGACGCAGAACGCGGGAGTGGGGACACGGTTACATGGCTGGGGATGCAGAACGCGTGAGTGGGGACATAGTTACATGGCTGGGGATGCAGAACACACGGTTACATAGCACGGGACGCAGAACACATGCATGGGGCCGCGGTTACATGGCTAGCGATGGAGAACAAGTGAGTGGGTATGCGGTTACATGGCTGGGGACAGAACGTGTGAATGAAACCACGGTTACAGGGGTGGGGACGCAGAACGCGTGGGGACGCGGTTACAGGGGTAGGGACGCAGAACACGTGAGTGGGGACGTGGTTACATGGGTGGATGTACCACAATGTGTTTATGGCATACACCGCGATACTTACCTGTAATGAGTAGAATAGTGATCTGAAATATTAACCTGTTGACTGCCGGTAGGTCCTGCAATAATCTGCTTCTCTGCCTAACCTCTTCCCTGACTGTAAATGAAAAGGATAATATGAGGAGACCATGCCCAGTATCTAATCATTAAGAAGCGCAATGCtggatgcgatgctctgcagtgtctgggagggaaggggttatatTGCCGAGACAGACACCTGCATCTTGTCCCCTTAGCATCTGATGCTTTATCACGGGCAGCCGGAGGGATGTGTGGCTCGGAGGATGGATTCTGCAGAGAGCCTCCCGTCCTGCCAGGAACTGGAGATCTACTTCCAGGCGGTCTTGGTAAACACTGCAACCCGTTCAAACCCATAAACCATGCCAGACATAGGAACCCTAAACACCAGAGCCAACTAGGAGACATTATACAGGTCTTCAAACAATACCCCATAAATACAGAAGCACCCAGCATGTCCTGGTTGCACCCAGATACAAGGAACCGTAAATGGGGAGATCTGTAACAGCGAAAACAGATCCCTGATCTCAAATACCGGACCCTTAAAATGCTATGGGGGCGGGAGAACGCGGGAGGCTCTGTGTCCTTTACATGTCCCAAGTGCTTACAATCTGTCCCTTTCAGAGGAACGTCACTCTAGGCCTGTCCCTGGATGTGCAGGTCGTGGGAGTGGGATCCCTGGGCAGTTTGGTGACCCTGCTCTGCAACAACAAACCCACGTACCTGCTGACCACTCTCCCAAGTAAGTGCGACCCACTGCTGCGCTACAGGTGTGCGAGCCACCGCTGTGCTACAGGTGTGCGACCCACCGCTGCGCTACAGGTGTGCGACCCACGGCTGCGCTACAGGTGTGCGACCCACGGCTGCGCTACAGGTGTGCGACCCACGGCTGCGCTACAAGTGTGCGACCCACGGCTGCGCTACAGGTGTGCGACCCACCACTGTGCTACAGGTGTGCGACCCACCGCTGTGCTACAGGTGTGCGACCCATAGCTGTGCTACAGGTGTGCGACCCACCACTGCGCTACAGGTGTGCGACCCACCACTGCGCTACAGGTGTGCGCGCTACAGGTGTGCAACCCGCGGCTGTGCTACAGGTGTGCGCAGAGCTGCATAATGGGAACGAGAGAGGGGGCAGCTTGCAATGTGCTCAACACTAAACCCAACCGGTCACCCCAACACAattacacacagctctgtgtcctTATACAAGGCCATTCTGTATCCCGTGACCTTCTAAATCTTCTGAACATAGCTCTTTATACTCCTGTGACAATCCAGCCACATACCCCACTCCGGGCTCCTCAATATCATTCCATGACACGACAATCACACTCTGGGACTGGAAGGTGTGTGCTGTACACACGGGTTCCTATGTTGGACTATTAACAGGTCTATTTGTTTCTACACAGCTCCTGCCAGAGGTCGTGTCAGCCTGACTGCCTGATGCTCTTCTACAGTTACAAGATCCTCTGCTCCCAGTCGGCcagctcctctcctcccctcgctcccCAGTCGGCcagctcctctcctccccctgctccccagcctgccagctcctctcctcccctcgctcccCAGCCGGccagctcctccccttcccctgctccccaGTCGGCcagctcctctcctcccctcgctcccCAGCCGGccagctcctccccttcccctgctccccaGCCGGCCAGCTCCTCTCCTACCCCTACTCTCCCCCTGCCGGccagctcctccccttcccctgctcccccccttcccctgctccccaGCCGGccagctcctccccttcccctgctcccccccttcccctgctcccctgccggccagctcctccccttcccctgctcccccccttcccctgctccccaGCCGGccagctcctccccttcccctgctcccccccttcccatgctCCCCAGCCAGCCAGCTCCTCCCCTCCCAAGCCAACTCCTCTCCTCGCTCCTCCCCAGCCGGCCAGCTCCTCTCCTCGCTCCTGCCCAGCCGGCCAGCTCCTCTCCTCGCTCCTCCCCAGCCGGCCAGCTCCTCTCCTCGCTCCTGCCCAGCCGGCCAACTCCTCTCCTCGCTCCTGCCCAGCCGGCCAACTCCTCTCCTCGCTCCTCCCCAGCCGGCCAACTCCTCTCCTCGCTCCTCCCCAGCCGGCCAACTCCTCTCCTCGCTCCTCCCCAGCCGGCCAACTCCTCTCCTCGCTCCTGCCCAGCCGGCCAACTCCTCTCCTCGCTCCTCCCCAGCCGGCCAACTCCTCTCCTCGCTCCTCCCCAGCCGGCCAACTCCTCTCCTCGCTCCTCCCCAGCCGGCCAACTCCTCTCCTCGCTCCTCCCCAGCCGGCCAACTCCTCTCCTCGCTCCTCCCCAGCCGGCCAACTCCTCTCCTCGCTCCTCCCCAGCCGGCCAACTCCTCTCCTCGCTCCTGCCCAGCCGGCCAACTCCTCTCCTCGCTCCTCCCCAGCCGGCCA is drawn from Ascaphus truei isolate aAscTru1 chromosome 7, aAscTru1.hap1, whole genome shotgun sequence and contains these coding sequences:
- the LOC142498525 gene encoding uncharacterized protein LOC142498525, with the translated sequence MSAEEKTPESWPPRVHLKSPPYSLTAGLDFPSSPPISGRKLLIMTVGAVTALAISVLGVLLATYLGRATCAQRDMSGYLPPQLNVQNEASLLLALSDLGDQGSAPGITCDLKNHLMLYHGQPEGCVARRMDSAESLPSCQELEIYFQAVLRNVTLGLSLDVQVVGVGSLGSLVTLLCNNKPTYLLTTLPTPARGRVSLTA